Proteins co-encoded in one Aethina tumida isolate Nest 87 chromosome 7, icAetTumi1.1, whole genome shotgun sequence genomic window:
- the LOC109609411 gene encoding uncharacterized protein LOC109609411 produces the protein MKFILILFCIVVAIAAAPAKENGSKIEEKSVPDAKDAKAEKLPEPVKESEEVLRLKEHLKALQEAHLRFIEGHKVFSYAFNRPWSFRTPYYFPFVNPFYYYI, from the exons ATGAAGTTCATATTG atCTTGTTCTGCATTGTTGTGGCTATAGCGGCCGCACCAGCTAAAGAGAACGGCTCCAAAATCGAAGAGAAATCCGTTCCAGACGCTAAGGATGCCAAAGCGGAGAAATTACCAGAGCCTGTTAAAGAAAGTGAAGAAGTTCTAAGACTTAAAGAACATCTTAAGGCACTTCAAGAAGCTCATCTAAGATTTATTGAGGGTCACAAAGTTTTCAGTTACGCTTTTAACAGGCCATGGTCTTTTAGGACACCTTACTATTTTCCTTTTGTTAATCCTTTCTACtattatatctaa
- the LOC109609410 gene encoding uncharacterized protein LOC109609410 translates to MKFILILFCVVVAIAAAPAKDNDSKIEERSIPDAKDTKVEKLPEPVKDTEEAQILKEYLKALQESHLGLFENQKAYNYAFYRQLPFTTPYYFPFINPFSYYI, encoded by the exons ATGAAGTTCATATTG atCTTGTTCTGCGTTGTTGTGGCTATAGCAGCTGCACCAGCCAAGGATAATGACTCCAAAATCGAAGAGAGATCCATACCAGACGCTAAGGATACCAAAGTGGAGAAATTACCAGAACCTGTTAAGGATACTGAAGAAGCTCAAATACTTAAAGAATATCTTAAGGCACTTCAAGAGAGTCATCTAGGATTATTTGAGAATCAAAAAGCTTACAATTACGCTTTTTACAGGCAATTGCCATTTACCACACCTTACTACTTTCCTTTTATTAATCCTTTCTCCtattatatctaa
- the LOC109609404 gene encoding uncharacterized protein LOC109609404 has protein sequence MLSYILFATAEPIAAQGPDVKIEQSDNGEYKFFIDTPSYNRQETRDEDGRVIGQYTFQDPDGLMQTFKYESGIDGFKIVEGSLPVAPMDYNLPVPEPFELTEQRRVHLETWDRLNPASPSYVLYVPKALREREIFKPEEIPVPVQETVEVMQAREKHLAELIAQEKYHKEQNVNKN, from the coding sequence ATGCTGTCGTACATTTTGTTCGCAACAGCCGAACCAATTGCAGCGCAAGGACCGGATGTAAAGATAGAACAATCCGACAATGGAGAATACAAATTCTTTATTGATACACCCTCATACAACAGACAAGAAACACGCGACGAAGACGGAAGAGTAATCGGCCAATACACCTTCCAAGACCCTGACGGACTTATGCAAACCTTCAAATACGAATCAGGAATCGATGGATTCAAGATCGTCGAAGGATCATTGCCTGTCGCTCCCATGGACTACAATCTTCCGGTACCCGAACCTTTCGAGTTGACGGAACAAAGACGTGTGCATTTGGAGACCTGGGACCGATTGAATCCTGCCTCACCTTCATATGTCCTGTACGTGCCTAAAGCACTGAGGGAGAGAGAGATTTTCAAACCGGAGGAAATTCCTGTACCTGTGCAAGAAACTGTGGAAGTGATGCAGGCGAGGGAAAAGCATTTGGCAGAGCTCATCGCGCAAGAAAAATATCACAAGGAGCAAAACGTcaacaaaaactaa
- the LOC109609415 gene encoding uncharacterized protein LOC109609415 — protein MKSFLVLFGFVVLASAQFETGPVKPWTGPLADHINGQLVQDTPEVAAAKAQHINAHKQVEAVLPVLPPEIRYQMTGVLQPIQHQIPQAVPQAIPQAIPQAIPQAIPFPPVHVKPLPGPVIEERSLFAEEIPLSELGEVPEVAAARKAHLEAVSRVQAILPPLDTTSEHNVVPQVPVHHHIPAQVNGQFLQDTPEVQAAKAEHARLAALG, from the exons ATGAAGAGCTTT TTGGTACTCTTTGGATTTGTAGTTTTGGCATCAGCTCAATTCGAAACTGGCCCAGTAAAACCCTGGACGGGCCCGTTAGCTGACCACATCAACGGTCAGTTAGTACAGGATACTCCTGAAGTGGCAGCAGCCAAAGCACAACACATTAACGCCCACAAACAAGTCGAAGCAGTCCTTCCAGTCCTCCCGCCAGAAATCCGCTACCAGATGACTGGAGTTTTACAGCCAATCCAACACCAAATCCCCCAAGCCGTCCCCCAAGCTATCCCCCAAGCCATCCCACAAGCCATCCCACAAGCCATTCCGTTCCCACCCGTCCATGTCAAACCCTTGCCGGGTCCGGTTATCGAGGAACGATCCCTCTTCGCCGAAGAAATTCCGCTCAGCGAACTCGGAGAAGTTCCAGAAGTAGCTGCCGCCAGGAAGGCGCATCTGGAAGCAGTGTCCCGTGTGCAGGCCATCCTTCCCCCCTTGGATACGACGTCAGAGCATAATGTCGTGCCTCAAGTACCCGTTCATCATCACATTCCTGCTCAGGTTAACGGACAGTTCCTTCAAGACACTCCTGAGGTTCAAGCCGCCAAAGCTGAACACGCCAGACTTGCAGCTTTaggttaa
- the LOC109609409 gene encoding uncharacterized protein LOC109609409 has protein sequence MIQCQFISQYSNMRSLIICCVLAVAYSAKIPKYHEDPILRLENNVDPNGQYKYGFESNRAARDEVRGADGVTKGFYAYIDDEGKQQYVGYRADSTGYHIDDAGVQETPEVAAARAAHLEAFRRAQQEAINRPRQYEEEYEDEENVPVYKIPTRAQPVAVTTSAPVEFFPKQPAVRTPARSSFVDEDVPLYSTSSLNEPCHGPLCNLKYQEVQKSVSTEERQRQQQRPAPVYVPQNNQHFLRSNVENLNTYRSQVPGKDYSKVLIAAAKAYTSIIKNSN, from the exons ATGATTCAGTGCCAGTTTATTTCTCAATATTCAAACATGAGAAGTCTA ATAATTTGTTGCGTGTTAGCAGTGGCATATTCAGCCAAAATTCCCAAATACCACGAGGACCCGATTCTCCGTCTGGAAAACAACGTGGACCCAAACGGCCAATACAAATACGGATTCGAATCCAACAGAGCTGCCCGCGATGAAGTGAGAGGAGCCGACGGCGTAACTAAAGGATTCTACGCTTACATCGATGACGAAGGAAAACAACAATATGTAGGTTACAGAGCTGACAGCACTGGTTACCACATTGACGACGCAGGTGTGCAAGAAACTCCCGAAGTGGCGGCTGCGAGGGCGGCCCACCTGGAGGCTTTCAGACGAGCCCAACAGGAGGCAATAAACAGACCGAGACAGTATGAGGAAGAATACGAAGACGAAGAGAATGTCCCCGTTTACAAAATTCCCACTCGTGCCCAGCCTGTTGCTGTTACAACTTCAGCCCCTGTAGAATTTTTCCCGAAACAACCCGCTGTAAGGACACCTGCAAGATCCTCTTTCGTGGATGAAGATGTGCCTCTTTACAGCACGAGTAGCCTTAACGAACCCTGTCATGGACCTTTATGCAATTTGAAGTACCAGGAGGTGCAAAAATCTGTTTCTACCGAGGAGAGGCAACGTCAACAACAAAGACCTGCACCGGTTTACGTGCCACAAAATAATCAGCACTTTTTAAGGAGCAATGTCGAGAATTTGAATACTTACAGAAGTCAAGTACCAGGCAAAGATTATAGTAAAGTGCTTATAGCTGCTGCTAAAGCTTACACTTCTATTATTaagaatagtaattaa
- the LOC109609416 gene encoding cuticle protein 6 — protein sequence MKSFIVLFAVFVIAKAFPATDVEVTQDTAGGYNYVIKSANFNKEENRDHSGSVTGFYSYIDANNQLITYKYVSGPDGFRIIDGPVPVAPEAPLPVAPVAEVAFQPVPSVSIEYQPQEQLSAPVNSFSSFKPLAVPVQRQVFDYVPQPVQDTPEVEAAKQAHFAAHREHLALLGQI from the exons ATGAAATCTTTT attGTTTTGTTTGCAGTCTTCGTGATTGCCAAAGCTTTTCCAGCGACAGACGTGGAGGTAACACAAGACACAGCCGGAGGCTACAACTACGTCATTAAATCCGCAAATTTCAACAAAGAGGAAAACCGAGATCACTCAGGCTCCGTAACCGGTTTCTACTCCTACATCGATGCCAACAACCAACTTATCACCTACAAATACGTATCAGGACCAGACGGTTTCCGAATCATCGACGGACCGGTTCCGGTTGCTCCAGAAGCTCCTCTCCCAGTCGCTCCAGTTGCTGAAGTAGCCTTCCAACCAGTTCCAAGCGTTTCGATCGAATACCAACCTCAGGAACAATTGTCGGCGCCAGTTAACTCCTTCAGCTCCTTCAAGCCTTTGGCTGTTCCGGTTCAACGCCAGGTCTTCGATTATGTTCCTCAGCCCGTGCAAGACACTCCCGAAGTTGAGGCCGCCAAACAGGCTCATTTTGCCGCTCACCGTGAACATCTTGCCCTTTTGGgtcagatttaa
- the LOC109609382 gene encoding cuticle protein 6-like isoform X2, with protein MKAFIALSAILVIAHAFPATNVEVTQDTAGSYNVVVKSPNLNQEEQRDASGSVIGSYSYLDANNQQITVKYVSGPDGFRILEGPVPVAPSAPQAFELVPQQVQDTPEVEAARRAHFDAYREHVALLGQ; from the exons atgaAGGCTTTC ATTGCTCTGTCAGCAATTCTCGTAATTGCCCACGCTTTTCCAGCCACCAACGTGGAGGTAACTCAAGATACTGCAGGAAGCTACAATGTTGTCGTCAAATCCCCGAACTTGAACCAGGAAGAGCAACGCGACGCCTCAGGATCAGTAATCGGTTCCTACTCGTACCTCGATGCCAACAACCAACAGATCACCGTCAAATACGTCTCCGGACCGGACGGTTTCAGGATCTTGGAGGGACCGGTACCGGTTGCCCCCAGTGCTCCACAAGCCTTTGAGTTGGTTCCCCAACAGGTGCAAGATACTCCTGAAGTCGAGGCTGCCAGGAGGGCGCATTTTGACGCTTACAGGGAACATGTAGCTCTCTTAGGCCAATAa
- the LOC109609414 gene encoding amelogenin produces the protein MKSLFIISTCLALATCQFVQYDPYTTTEPTRPIWNGPLANHVNGIPPQDTPEVAAAKAHLDKAYSHVLAVLPTLPPEIRYQMHGILLPQQPVQPVHHQQPIQPVHHQQPVQPVHHHQPVHHHVQPQVVPQRVEPQFNQYAEEVPRSPIGEVPEVHAARVAHLKAFQEAQAALPPLKS, from the exons ATGAAATCACTG ttcatTATTAGTACTTGCCTGGCTTTGGCAACCTGCCAATTCGTGCAGTACGACCCTTACACGACGACGGAACCAACCCGCCCAATATGGAACGGTCCCCTGGCCAACCATGTGAACGGCATCCCACCCCAAGACACCCCCGAAGTGGCGGCCGCCAAGGCCCACCTCGACAAAGCCTACAGCCACGTCTTAGCCGTCCTTCCCACCTTGCCACCAGAAATCCGTTATCAGATGCACGGCATCCTGTTGCCGCAACAGCCCGTACAACCCGTCCACCATCAGCAACCCATACAACCCGTCCACCACCAGCAACCCGTGCAACCTGTCCATCATCATCAACCGGTGCACCATCACGTTCAACCGCAGGTTGTGCCGCAGCGAGTTGAGCCCCAATTCAATCAATATGCCGAGGAGGTTCCCAGGAGTCCGATCGGAGAGGTGCCGGAAGTCCATGCTGCCAGGGTGGCTCATCTGAAGGCTTTCCAGGAGGCTCAAGCTGCTCTTCCTCCATTGAAGAGTTAG